One Pelagicoccus sp. SDUM812003 genomic window carries:
- a CDS encoding ATPase, T2SS/T4P/T4SS family, which yields MADATLILQIVESRGLVSSEQLQLLRDSLETESDEDVLEALSTKGYVDRKSVLRAVAEEFAIDSIDLSTANWPQNPKELLDEELARRFKVFPLAKNRNRLRVAVSDPLMELDVLSHLLGLQVEPCLASEEDVEIAIDASYLAPHEGAAARLSREERRLVEEVSLAKRSVEIKSSLKGEDDAPIIRLVQVLISEAIRMRASDIHLEPLEARFRVRYRVDGILQEVPNPPPRHLQLPVISRIKVMAKMSIAEKRLPQDGRIQVRVEGEEYDLRVSSLPTTYGESIVMRILDKTSLMMGMPELGFLPDDQEDFERLITLPDGILLVTGPTGSGKTTTLYSCLHFLNKPDRKIITVEDPIEYQLNGINQVPVKKEIGMSFAAALKAMLRQAPNIIMVGEIRDRETAEIAINASLTGHMVFSTLHTNDAPSAVTRLVDIGVKPYLVATSLRAALAQRLVRRSCPACRERYEPSLRELAAIGLDATTAANSTFMRGRGCPECHGLGFRGRFGVFELFRVNEEVERLIYTGGATSQLRSLSRQLGMRTMREDGVRKVMAGMTTIEEVLSVTVAEPLGV from the coding sequence ATGGCGGACGCAACTCTCATCCTACAGATCGTCGAATCCCGTGGACTTGTATCCAGCGAGCAACTTCAGCTCTTGCGGGATTCCTTGGAGACGGAGAGCGACGAGGACGTGCTGGAGGCGCTTTCGACCAAGGGCTACGTGGATCGCAAATCCGTTTTGCGAGCGGTGGCGGAGGAGTTCGCGATCGACTCCATCGATTTGTCGACCGCGAATTGGCCGCAGAATCCCAAGGAGCTTTTGGACGAGGAGCTGGCCAGGCGGTTCAAGGTGTTTCCCTTGGCGAAGAACCGCAATCGCCTGCGGGTCGCCGTTTCCGATCCCTTGATGGAGCTGGACGTGCTCTCCCATTTGCTCGGACTGCAGGTCGAGCCCTGCCTTGCATCGGAGGAGGATGTGGAAATCGCCATCGACGCCTCCTACCTCGCCCCGCATGAGGGCGCCGCAGCGCGCCTCAGCCGAGAGGAGCGTCGGCTCGTGGAAGAGGTTTCTCTGGCCAAGCGATCGGTGGAGATCAAGAGCTCGCTCAAGGGCGAGGACGACGCTCCGATCATTCGCTTGGTGCAGGTGCTGATCTCGGAGGCCATCCGCATGCGAGCTTCCGATATCCACCTGGAACCTCTGGAAGCGCGTTTTCGGGTGCGCTACCGCGTGGACGGCATTTTGCAGGAGGTGCCCAATCCGCCGCCGCGTCACCTTCAGCTGCCGGTGATTTCCCGCATCAAGGTGATGGCGAAGATGAGCATTGCGGAGAAACGATTGCCGCAGGACGGTCGCATTCAGGTCCGGGTGGAGGGCGAGGAGTACGATCTGCGCGTTTCCTCCCTGCCGACCACCTACGGGGAGAGCATCGTGATGCGCATCCTCGACAAGACCAGCTTGATGATGGGCATGCCGGAGCTCGGCTTCCTGCCCGACGATCAGGAGGACTTCGAGCGATTGATCACCCTGCCGGACGGCATTTTGCTGGTCACCGGCCCTACAGGTTCGGGCAAGACCACCACGCTCTACAGCTGCCTTCACTTTCTCAACAAGCCCGACCGCAAGATCATCACGGTGGAGGATCCGATCGAGTATCAGCTCAACGGGATCAACCAGGTGCCGGTGAAGAAGGAGATCGGCATGAGTTTCGCGGCGGCGTTGAAGGCCATGCTTCGCCAGGCGCCTAACATCATCATGGTGGGGGAGATTCGCGATCGCGAGACGGCGGAGATCGCTATCAACGCCTCGCTGACGGGTCACATGGTTTTTAGCACGCTGCACACCAACGACGCCCCTTCCGCGGTGACGCGTCTAGTGGACATCGGGGTAAAGCCGTACTTGGTGGCGACCTCTCTGCGAGCGGCTTTGGCTCAGCGTCTGGTAAGACGGAGCTGTCCGGCCTGTCGCGAACGGTACGAGCCGAGCCTGCGCGAGCTGGCGGCGATCGGACTGGACGCCACCACTGCGGCGAATTCTACCTTCATGCGCGGCCGCGGTTGCCCGGAGTGCCATGGGCTGGGGTTTCGAGGGCGCTTCGGGGTATTCGAGCTCTTTCGAGTCAACGAGGAAGTGGAACGGCTGATCTACACCGGTGGCGCCACCAGCCAGCTGCGCTCGCTCTCCCGCCAGCTCGGCATGCGCACCATGCGGGAGGATGGCGTGCGCAAGGTCATGGCGGGCATGACCACGATCGAGGAAGTGCTTTCGGTCACCGTGGCGGAGCCGCTGGGGGTCTAG
- a CDS encoding ABC transporter ATP-binding protein, whose product MTSPLEINQLTKRFDLKVALDEITTACKPGSIVGLLGPNGSGKTTLLRSVVGLVLPSSGSIRTLGVPADAIGSEALSQIGFVQQESDFLDWLTVDEHLRYIASYYKNWDRQRETELVEAFHLDREAKVATLSTGDRQKLAIALAVCHHPKLLLLDEPASALDPESRANLLRFLLSIASTEESSIIISSHILVDVEKVIDHVWFLKSGQLIADSDLDELKERYAEWTVSAAPGQALPERFEEAYVLQQHGDFSQRVLLVRDPETHRSAFETSHGLEIRERSLNLEAIYPLLSSTSNAPRHATV is encoded by the coding sequence ATGACTAGCCCTCTCGAAATCAACCAGCTCACCAAACGCTTCGACCTGAAGGTCGCCCTCGACGAGATCACCACCGCTTGCAAGCCTGGCAGCATCGTGGGCCTGCTCGGCCCCAACGGCTCCGGAAAAACCACCCTGCTCAGAAGCGTCGTCGGGCTAGTCCTGCCCAGCTCCGGCTCCATCCGCACCCTAGGCGTCCCAGCTGACGCGATCGGGAGCGAGGCGCTTTCGCAAATCGGATTCGTGCAACAGGAAAGCGATTTCCTGGACTGGCTGACGGTGGACGAGCACCTGCGCTACATCGCCTCGTATTATAAAAACTGGGACAGGCAGCGGGAAACGGAACTGGTCGAGGCCTTCCACCTCGATCGGGAAGCGAAGGTCGCGACCCTCTCGACGGGAGATCGCCAGAAGCTCGCCATCGCCTTGGCAGTCTGCCACCACCCGAAGCTGCTGCTGCTCGACGAGCCGGCAAGCGCTCTGGATCCCGAATCGCGCGCGAACCTGCTGCGCTTCCTCCTGAGCATCGCCAGCACCGAGGAGAGCTCCATCATCATCTCGTCCCACATTCTAGTCGACGTGGAAAAAGTCATCGACCACGTCTGGTTCCTTAAGTCCGGCCAGCTCATCGCCGACTCCGATCTCGACGAACTGAAGGAGCGCTACGCCGAGTGGACCGTATCCGCCGCCCCAGGACAAGCTCTCCCCGAGCGCTTCGAGGAGGCCTACGTTCTTCAACAGCATGGGGATTTCTCCCAACGCGTCCTGCTCGTGCGCGATCCCGAAACCCATCGCTCCGCATTCGAAACGTCCCATGGGCTGGAGATCCGCGAACGGTCGCTCAACCTCGAAGCGATTTACCCTCTGCTCAGTTCAACCTCAAACGCGCCTCGCCATGCTACTGTCTAG
- the rho gene encoding transcription termination factor Rho: RQPPPPSENDYIEGDLPKADQFPSKDACEAALADLDTENTVDLTQLFEMKVEPLASEVRALGAELEPKPGRKTALEALFKHCRENKRLFKDIGFLDTTDDGYGFVVHPASNYQLKPESVYVPASLIKEYSLKRGHEVEVIAVAPEENMRCPVALRIVSAMGSKPEEMANVTPFEDLIPYYPTERLVLETPMPSNNKKDVSMRAFDLLTPIGFGQRGLIVAPPRTGKTVLLQGLANSIQENWPDAHLIVLLIDERPEEVTDFKRRVNGEVVSSTFDETPTSHVHAAEMVVEKARRMVEQGKKVIILLDSITRLARAYNALASNSGKIMSGGIEATALQKPKRFFGSARNIEEGGSLTIMGTALVDTGSKMDEVIFEEFKGTGNMEIHLDRDLINKRIFPAINFERSGTRKEELLYHPQEMEKVYSLRRVMQGVPGVEAMEMLIKRLKVTKNNVEFLMSLK, from the coding sequence GCGCCAGCCGCCACCCCCGTCGGAAAACGATTACATCGAAGGTGATCTGCCCAAGGCGGACCAGTTCCCCAGCAAGGACGCCTGCGAAGCGGCCTTGGCCGATCTCGACACCGAAAACACCGTCGATCTGACGCAGCTTTTCGAGATGAAAGTCGAGCCGCTGGCTTCCGAAGTTCGAGCGCTCGGGGCGGAGCTCGAGCCCAAGCCCGGCCGCAAGACCGCCCTCGAAGCGCTCTTCAAGCACTGCCGCGAAAACAAGCGCCTTTTCAAGGATATCGGATTCTTGGATACGACTGACGATGGCTACGGTTTCGTGGTGCATCCAGCGAGCAACTACCAGCTCAAGCCGGAGAGCGTCTACGTGCCGGCCAGCCTGATCAAGGAGTACAGCTTGAAGCGTGGCCACGAAGTCGAGGTGATCGCGGTAGCCCCAGAAGAAAACATGCGCTGTCCGGTGGCCTTGCGCATCGTTTCGGCGATGGGTAGCAAGCCGGAGGAAATGGCCAACGTGACGCCCTTCGAAGACCTCATCCCGTACTATCCCACGGAGCGTTTGGTGCTGGAGACGCCCATGCCCTCCAACAACAAGAAGGACGTTTCCATGCGCGCCTTCGACCTGCTGACGCCGATCGGATTTGGCCAGCGCGGGCTGATCGTAGCGCCGCCGCGCACCGGCAAGACTGTGCTGCTGCAGGGACTGGCCAACTCCATCCAGGAGAACTGGCCGGACGCGCACCTGATTGTCCTGCTCATTGACGAGCGACCGGAAGAAGTGACCGATTTCAAGCGCCGCGTGAACGGCGAGGTGGTGAGCTCCACCTTCGACGAAACGCCGACCAGCCACGTCCACGCGGCCGAAATGGTAGTTGAAAAAGCCCGACGCATGGTGGAACAGGGCAAGAAGGTGATCATTCTTCTCGACTCCATCACCCGTCTCGCTCGCGCATACAACGCATTGGCGAGCAACAGCGGCAAGATCATGTCGGGCGGTATCGAAGCCACCGCCTTGCAGAAGCCGAAACGATTCTTCGGCTCCGCACGCAATATCGAGGAAGGCGGCAGCCTGACCATCATGGGTACTGCTCTAGTGGATACAGGCAGCAAGATGGACGAAGTCATTTTCGAAGAGTTCAAGGGCACTGGCAACATGGAGATCCACCTCGATCGCGACTTGATCAACAAGCGTATCTTCCCCGCCATCAATTTCGAGCGCAGCGGCACCCGAAAGGAGGAGCTGCTCTACCACCCGCAGGAGATGGAAAAGGTCTACAGTCTGCGTCGCGTGATGCAGGGCGTGCCAGGCGTGGAAGCCATGGAGATGCTTATCAAGCGCCTCAAGGTCACCAAGAACAACGTGGAGTTCCTGATGTCGCTCAAGTAG
- the glnD gene encoding [protein-PII] uridylyltransferase, whose amino-acid sequence MIQAFEKRLKSEVASQLNFANDTTPAKKLAALKSFLKSETAVIKEEHRNGGTGLDISKARSLMIDSLIIALADPAIEKAQEATVDNEIAVSVIALGGYGREELCPLSDIDIMFLYPPNTAKKDLDTAQEILVREVLYPLWDAGLKVGHSTRTIDEAFSEAKADIQTKTALLEARLITGSKPLFEGFQSSYTLFYRKEKPKEYIKERLDDQRSRRAKFGGSVFMQEPDIKSGVGGLRDYHNTLWMARVRLNLTTVEGLSELNYLSKQELAEFKEAYDYLLRVRNELHFRIKRPSDLLSLEAQPKVARRLGYTQRDILKRVEAFMRDYYQRAQTIYRISKNVEKRLALSNEESSKKSALESVKSFLMARRKERIKNVDGFVIRGKLITTENPAVFEEEPARLIRVFRHKQQNNVELDFELSALIRASLEKIDDGVRQSPDANLSFRTILQETGNVYPTLSEMHELGVLGAFVPEWGRLTCLVQHEYYHRYTADVHTLHTIRELDEIFSNPDRMYRNYREALHELRLPNLIYLILLLHDIGKGIAIRDHAETGVELAEPILDRLQIDEENRGLVRFIIKNHLQMARFWQRFDIDDPEAAKAFAKQVETPERLRLLYVHTFCDARGTAKGLWNQYKDTLHTTLYRRSLDVFAAEGRLEEKHEEHRNMTQKELLALSIEGVGKEEINAHFSLLPDRYFINTSQQEIIKHIQMINQLLQEINTAESVGALAPVIDWYHDINRSLTVVNIITWDRAGLFHKLAGALNIAGFNILSAKAISRDDHIAIDTFYVTESGRGNASSDQAQKIFADAVSDALVSNKDLYPRIQDIMRREAADLFKRDENPLAESFEPRVDVYHELSLQRTILEVQATDHLGLLYQISYAIYKHGFDITFARINTERGIAIDTLYLSNVDPNTETDGEKLMELRDSLSNTLAKDIAL is encoded by the coding sequence ATGATCCAAGCCTTTGAGAAGAGATTGAAAAGCGAAGTCGCCAGCCAGCTGAACTTCGCAAACGACACAACGCCCGCCAAGAAGCTCGCCGCCCTGAAGAGCTTCCTCAAGTCGGAGACGGCTGTCATCAAGGAGGAGCATCGCAACGGCGGCACCGGCTTGGACATTTCCAAAGCCCGCTCGCTGATGATCGATTCCCTCATCATCGCCCTGGCTGACCCGGCCATCGAAAAGGCACAGGAAGCCACCGTGGACAACGAGATCGCCGTATCCGTCATCGCCCTCGGCGGCTACGGACGCGAAGAGCTCTGCCCGCTGAGCGACATCGACATCATGTTCCTCTACCCGCCCAACACGGCCAAGAAGGATCTCGATACCGCCCAGGAGATCCTGGTGCGCGAAGTGCTCTACCCGCTTTGGGACGCCGGGTTGAAAGTGGGCCACTCCACGCGAACCATCGACGAGGCCTTCTCCGAGGCCAAAGCCGACATCCAAACCAAGACCGCCCTGCTGGAGGCGCGTCTGATCACTGGCTCCAAGCCGCTTTTCGAGGGCTTCCAATCCTCCTACACCCTGTTCTACCGCAAGGAGAAACCGAAGGAGTACATCAAGGAGCGCCTCGACGACCAGCGCAGCCGACGAGCAAAGTTCGGCGGCAGCGTCTTCATGCAGGAGCCGGACATCAAAAGCGGCGTCGGCGGTCTACGCGACTACCACAATACCCTCTGGATGGCTCGCGTGCGGCTCAACCTCACTACAGTGGAGGGCCTCTCCGAGCTGAACTATCTCAGCAAGCAGGAGCTCGCCGAATTCAAGGAGGCCTACGACTACCTGCTGCGCGTGCGCAACGAGCTGCACTTTCGAATCAAGCGCCCCAGCGATCTGCTTTCCCTCGAAGCCCAGCCAAAGGTGGCGCGCCGCCTCGGCTACACCCAACGCGATATCCTGAAACGGGTGGAAGCCTTCATGCGCGACTACTATCAACGCGCCCAGACCATCTACCGGATCTCCAAGAACGTCGAAAAGCGACTGGCCCTCTCCAACGAGGAGAGCAGCAAGAAAAGCGCCCTCGAATCGGTGAAGTCCTTCCTCATGGCCCGGCGAAAGGAACGCATCAAGAACGTCGACGGTTTCGTGATTCGGGGCAAGCTGATCACCACCGAGAACCCCGCGGTTTTCGAAGAGGAGCCCGCCCGACTGATACGTGTCTTCCGCCACAAACAGCAGAACAACGTCGAGCTAGATTTTGAGCTGAGCGCTCTAATTCGAGCATCGCTCGAGAAAATCGACGACGGCGTGCGGCAGTCCCCGGACGCAAATCTCAGCTTCCGCACCATCCTGCAGGAGACCGGCAACGTCTACCCCACGCTCTCCGAAATGCACGAGCTCGGCGTGCTCGGAGCCTTCGTTCCCGAATGGGGAAGACTCACCTGCCTGGTGCAGCACGAGTACTACCATCGCTACACCGCGGATGTGCATACGCTTCATACCATTAGGGAACTCGATGAAATATTTTCCAACCCGGACCGCATGTATCGCAACTACCGCGAAGCCTTGCACGAACTCCGGCTGCCCAACCTGATCTACCTGATCCTCCTGCTCCACGACATCGGCAAGGGGATCGCCATCCGGGACCATGCGGAAACCGGCGTGGAACTGGCCGAGCCCATTCTCGATCGCCTGCAGATCGACGAGGAAAATCGAGGGCTGGTCCGCTTTATTATCAAAAATCACCTGCAGATGGCGCGATTTTGGCAACGGTTCGACATCGATGACCCTGAAGCCGCAAAAGCCTTCGCCAAACAAGTCGAGACTCCCGAACGACTTAGACTGCTGTACGTGCACACGTTCTGCGATGCGAGGGGGACGGCCAAGGGCCTCTGGAATCAGTACAAGGACACGCTCCACACCACTTTATACCGGCGCAGTTTGGATGTGTTCGCAGCCGAGGGCCGCCTCGAGGAGAAGCACGAGGAGCATCGCAACATGACGCAGAAGGAATTGCTCGCGCTCAGCATCGAAGGTGTCGGCAAGGAGGAGATCAACGCCCACTTCAGCCTGCTCCCAGATCGCTACTTCATCAACACCTCCCAGCAGGAGATCATCAAACACATCCAGATGATCAACCAGCTGCTGCAGGAGATCAATACCGCGGAATCCGTCGGAGCCCTCGCCCCAGTCATCGATTGGTACCACGACATCAATCGAAGCCTCACGGTGGTGAACATCATCACCTGGGACCGAGCCGGACTCTTCCACAAGCTGGCCGGAGCCCTCAACATCGCGGGCTTCAACATCCTCAGCGCCAAGGCCATTTCACGAGACGACCACATCGCGATCGACACCTTCTACGTGACCGAAAGCGGCCGCGGAAACGCCAGCTCCGACCAGGCCCAGAAGATTTTCGCCGACGCCGTGAGCGACGCTCTGGTCTCCAACAAAGACCTGTATCCACGCATCCAGGACATCATGCGCAGGGAGGCGGCCGACCTATTCAAGCGCGACGAGAATCCTCTGGCGGAAAGCTTCGAGCCGCGGGTCGACGTCTATCACGAGCTCTCTCTGCAGCGCACCATTCTGGAAGTACAGGCCACCGACCACTTGGGCCTTCTCTACCAGATCTCCTACGCGATCTACAAGCACGGCTTCGACATCACCTTCGCCCGCATCAATACCGAGCGCGGCATCGCCATCGATACCCTCTACCTTAGCAACGTGGACCCGAATACCGAGACCGATGGGGAAAAGCTGATGGAGCTTCGCGACAGCCTGAGCAACACCCTCGCAAAGGACATCGCTCTCTAG
- a CDS encoding GntR family transcriptional regulator, with amino-acid sequence MLIRIEHHSGVPAYRQLIEQIKRQIALDHLKPGDELPSTRALSAQIGLNPMTISKAYNLLERDGALLRQRGKPLVVAPQLDASPKQTVEDAMKNALRDAAALAHQLGVSQADAVKIFKALLKQNKSHD; translated from the coding sequence ATGCTGATCCGAATCGAACACCACAGCGGCGTTCCCGCCTACCGGCAGCTGATCGAGCAGATCAAGCGGCAGATCGCGCTCGATCATCTGAAGCCGGGCGACGAGCTTCCGTCCACCCGGGCGCTTTCGGCTCAGATCGGTCTGAATCCGATGACCATCAGCAAAGCCTACAACCTGCTGGAGCGCGACGGCGCCCTGCTGCGTCAGCGCGGCAAACCGCTCGTGGTGGCTCCGCAGCTAGACGCCTCCCCCAAGCAAACCGTGGAGGACGCCATGAAAAACGCCCTACGCGACGCCGCTGCTCTCGCCCATCAGCTGGGCGTTTCCCAAGCCGACGCCGTTAAGATCTTCAAAGCCCTGCTGAAACAAAACAAATCCCATGACTAG
- a CDS encoding type IV pilus twitching motility protein PilT, translating to MSYEMDELLDLVFEEDASDLHIQVGRPPTLRLHGEMVSVDGPDLTPSDTERLMQSITPESYIQSLKMEGSADFGFAFRDKSRFRVSVLKAKGSYGLVLRQIPNDFFALDQIGIPDKIRDLLYRPRGLVLVTGPTGSGKSTTLASMINYINERRSGHIITIEDPIEYYHDHKKCIVTQREVGVDVTTFSEAIRRALRQDPDVILVGEMRDLETIEAAISAAETGHLVFGTLHTNSAAKTIDRIVDAFPANMKEMIRTQLASSVVGVISQVLCKKIGGGRVAGLEIMVTTTSISALIRDNKTYRINSDIQTGAALGMITMDTHLLSLYNRGLITARECFEKSQEPEDMRKRLIDLGAELEDS from the coding sequence ATGAGCTACGAAATGGATGAACTGCTGGATCTGGTCTTCGAAGAGGACGCATCCGACCTTCACATTCAAGTCGGACGACCACCCACGCTGCGTCTGCATGGGGAAATGGTTTCCGTGGACGGACCGGATCTGACTCCGAGCGACACCGAGCGCTTGATGCAGTCCATCACTCCCGAGTCCTACATCCAGTCGCTCAAGATGGAGGGCAGCGCCGACTTCGGTTTCGCGTTCCGCGACAAGTCCCGTTTTCGCGTGAGCGTGCTGAAGGCGAAGGGCTCCTATGGCCTGGTGCTTCGCCAGATTCCCAACGATTTTTTCGCTCTCGATCAGATCGGGATCCCGGACAAGATTCGCGACTTGCTGTACCGTCCGCGCGGGCTGGTGCTGGTCACCGGGCCGACCGGTTCAGGCAAGAGCACCACGCTGGCCTCCATGATCAACTACATCAACGAGCGCCGCAGCGGGCACATCATCACCATCGAGGATCCGATCGAATACTACCACGATCACAAGAAATGCATCGTGACGCAGCGTGAGGTCGGGGTGGATGTGACCACCTTTTCCGAAGCGATCCGCCGGGCCCTGCGTCAGGACCCGGACGTGATCCTAGTGGGCGAAATGCGCGACCTCGAGACCATCGAGGCGGCTATCAGCGCCGCGGAAACGGGACATTTGGTTTTCGGCACCTTGCATACCAACAGCGCCGCCAAGACCATCGACCGAATCGTGGACGCGTTTCCGGCGAACATGAAGGAGATGATCCGCACTCAGCTGGCGTCTTCGGTGGTAGGCGTCATCTCGCAGGTGCTTTGCAAGAAGATCGGTGGCGGCCGTGTCGCGGGGCTGGAGATCATGGTGACCACCACCTCGATCAGCGCCTTGATTCGCGACAACAAGACCTACCGCATCAACTCCGACATCCAGACCGGAGCTGCGCTTGGTATGATAACTATGGATACGCACCTGCTGAGCTTGTACAATCGCGGCTTGATCACAGCTCGCGAGTGCTTCGAGAAATCTCAGGAGCCGGAGGACATGCGCAAGCGTCTCATCGATCTGGGAGCCGAGCTGGAGGATTCCTGA